The archaeon BMS3Bbin15 genome window below encodes:
- the folE2_1 gene encoding GTP cyclohydrolase FolE2 → MLPDVQKREPEIKIPLTRAGVNSVRKMVRVKREDGKRNIVLLANFECYVDLPAFQKGTHMSRNIEAINEIIDEISGIAIYRIEDLCRDIVEEVLKRHSYASYSEVNMESRLMVHSKSPQNNPQQNFITLIAKARAFREAGDIKVVAEVGAESEGIILHYTGDKSVCTQRAKARLTVESHGKEEVRIEDILEILESSLSAKTYSFLTEKEEAEVLYKACEAPKSARDVVNEILEKSGKKFFFLPDNARISASCRAKEPLFNFEVVDEKSAAIKELR, encoded by the coding sequence ATGCTCCCGGATGTACAGAAGAGAGAACCTGAAATCAAGATTCCCCTCACAAGAGCAGGAGTTAATAGCGTTAGAAAGATGGTAAGGGTGAAGAGAGAGGACGGAAAGCGCAACATTGTACTCCTGGCAAACTTTGAATGTTATGTTGATTTACCTGCTTTCCAGAAAGGCACCCATATGTCGAGAAACATAGAGGCAATAAATGAGATAATAGATGAAATTTCTGGAATAGCTATTTACAGGATTGAGGACCTGTGCAGGGATATTGTGGAGGAGGTTCTCAAGCGCCATAGCTATGCCAGCTACAGCGAGGTAAACATGGAAAGCAGACTTATGGTTCATTCAAAAAGTCCGCAGAACAATCCTCAACAAAATTTTATCACCCTCATTGCAAAGGCCAGAGCCTTCAGAGAGGCAGGAGATATAAAGGTGGTTGCAGAGGTAGGTGCAGAGAGCGAGGGTATTATTCTGCACTATACAGGGGATAAAAGTGTGTGTACCCAGAGGGCAAAGGCAAGGCTAACTGTAGAAAGCCATGGAAAAGAAGAGGTCAGAATTGAAGATATCCTTGAGATTCTCGAATCTTCTCTGAGTGCAAAGACCTACAGTTTTCTTACTGAAAAGGAAGAGGCTGAAGTACTCTACAAAGCCTGCGAGGCACCGAAAAGTGCCAGAGATGTGGTTAATGAAATTCTTGAAAAGAGTGGGAAGAAATTTTTCTTTCTGCCAGATAACGCAAGAATTTCTGCTTCATGCAGAGCAAAGGAACCTCTATTCAACTTTGAGGTTGTGGATGAAAAAAGTGCGGCTATTAAAGAACTGAGATAA